One Polycladomyces subterraneus genomic region harbors:
- a CDS encoding disulfide oxidoreductase: protein MAWIRQYGLYFAWVVSLVATGGSLYFSEIALFEPCKLCWFQRIFMYPLTVLLGIASYRNDRWIIPYTLPLSVIGGSISLYHYLLQKVPAMKSFSPCTRGVPCTGDYINWFGFVTIPFLALTAFILITWFLVAARTAESDEVDETATEKDA from the coding sequence ATGGCGTGGATTCGGCAATACGGATTGTATTTCGCATGGGTGGTGTCATTGGTTGCGACGGGAGGCAGTTTGTATTTCAGCGAGATCGCGTTGTTTGAACCATGCAAGTTGTGCTGGTTTCAGCGGATCTTCATGTATCCGTTGACGGTACTGCTGGGAATCGCCAGCTATCGGAATGACCGGTGGATTATCCCGTACACGTTGCCACTCAGTGTGATCGGCGGTTCGATTTCGCTTTATCATTATTTGCTGCAAAAGGTACCGGCGATGAAATCGTTCTCTCCCTGCACGCGCGGGGTGCCCTGTACAGGCGACTACATCAACTGGTTCGGGTTTGTCACCATCCCCTTTTTGGCATTGACGGCGTTTATATTGATCACTTGGTTTCTAGTAGCGGCCCGGACGGCGGAATCGGACGAAGTTGATGAAACAGCCACGGAAAAGGATGCATAA
- a CDS encoding M14 family zinc carboxypeptidase, with translation MPELDLIQIGSIIRKVRKGKGLRLEDFADENISPATVSNIERGVPHVNAEKVMYLLKKLGLSLEQIPELLVGEDEKAEHLVSSKKAGRGLMTHKKWLSLFAAVVLVFSSLAVAQAEPSTPYYGKSYSQPDKVLKLYPDPEERFDTPAFTSGKERFTSQEEMMAFLRGLESKSPWVEMEVIGHSQEGREIPALFFQKGSGKKKPTVWLQGQIHGNEPAAGEAVLVMAEKLAGPYGKKLLDKINVVIVPRVNPDGSYAFERQMTNGLDGNRDHLKFDTQEVRAVHSLFNRVQPEVAIDAHEYNPKPELLKDIGKEGSLKYHDLLILSGKNLNIPKQVRSFADDMSEKAKKALAEKGFSSGDYYTATKKGGKLELTEGGPEPRIGRNSFALKPSLSFLVETRGIGIGRENFPRRVAAQVTTHESLLETTAQSADEIKRLVDQAREEIIDKGRTVGDDDKIVVVSQATEIPDSTLPVVDIAEGKVKEVPVRWFSHTKGKPVLTRERPTAYLLSPDQEETVERLRNAGVNIQRLKKEIVLSVESYTVLSKETSNEPYEGHPQHHVTTATAIETVHFPAGSWVIPMDQPTANLAALALEPESTDSYVTFGFIRSEAGNKLPIYRYMEEKKW, from the coding sequence ATGCCAGAACTTGACCTCATTCAAATCGGTTCTATTATCCGAAAAGTGAGAAAAGGCAAGGGATTGCGCCTGGAGGATTTCGCGGATGAAAACATCTCCCCGGCAACCGTCAGTAACATCGAACGCGGGGTTCCACACGTTAATGCAGAAAAAGTGATGTATCTGTTGAAGAAGCTAGGGCTGTCATTGGAACAGATTCCGGAGTTGTTGGTGGGGGAAGATGAGAAGGCAGAGCACCTTGTTAGTAGCAAGAAAGCTGGGAGGGGTTTGATGACACATAAGAAGTGGTTGTCCCTGTTCGCTGCGGTGGTACTGGTCTTCTCGTCCCTTGCCGTGGCGCAGGCGGAGCCGTCGACGCCATATTACGGGAAGAGTTATTCCCAGCCCGACAAGGTGCTGAAACTGTATCCCGATCCGGAAGAACGGTTTGACACCCCCGCTTTCACCTCCGGGAAGGAACGGTTCACCAGCCAAGAAGAGATGATGGCTTTCCTCCGTGGGTTGGAGTCGAAGAGCCCCTGGGTGGAAATGGAGGTGATCGGCCACTCCCAGGAGGGACGGGAAATACCTGCCCTCTTTTTTCAGAAGGGAAGCGGCAAGAAAAAGCCCACTGTCTGGCTGCAGGGACAGATCCACGGCAATGAACCAGCCGCCGGGGAAGCGGTGCTGGTGATGGCCGAGAAGCTGGCCGGTCCCTACGGCAAGAAGCTGCTGGATAAGATTAACGTAGTCATCGTACCCAGGGTCAATCCCGACGGCTCCTACGCCTTTGAACGCCAGATGACGAACGGGCTTGATGGCAACCGGGATCACCTAAAGTTCGACACACAGGAAGTGCGGGCGGTCCACTCCCTCTTCAACCGGGTGCAGCCGGAAGTGGCGATCGACGCCCACGAATACAACCCTAAACCCGAGCTGCTGAAGGACATCGGTAAAGAAGGCTCCCTCAAGTATCACGACCTTCTCATCCTCTCGGGCAAGAACCTGAACATCCCGAAACAGGTTCGAAGCTTTGCCGATGATATGTCAGAGAAGGCCAAGAAAGCCTTAGCGGAGAAGGGGTTCTCCAGCGGCGACTACTACACGGCGACAAAAAAAGGCGGAAAATTGGAGCTGACCGAGGGTGGTCCGGAACCCCGCATCGGCCGCAACAGCTTCGCCCTGAAACCCTCCCTTTCCTTCCTGGTGGAAACCCGGGGCATTGGGATCGGACGGGAAAACTTCCCCCGCCGGGTAGCCGCCCAGGTGACCACCCATGAAAGCCTGCTGGAGACCACTGCCCAATCGGCTGACGAGATTAAACGCCTCGTGGATCAAGCCCGGGAAGAGATCATCGACAAGGGACGCACCGTCGGGGATGACGACAAGATCGTGGTGGTAAGCCAGGCGACAGAAATCCCCGACAGCACCCTGCCAGTGGTGGACATCGCCGAGGGCAAGGTGAAGGAGGTACCTGTCCGCTGGTTCAGCCACACCAAAGGAAAGCCCGTCCTCACTCGGGAACGCCCAACCGCATATCTCTTGTCCCCGGACCAGGAGGAAACCGTGGAACGATTGCGGAATGCCGGGGTCAATATCCAACGGCTGAAGAAAGAGATCGTCTTGTCTGTGGAAAGCTACACCGTTCTGTCGAAGGAGACATCGAACGAGCCATACGAAGGTCACCCGCAGCATCATGTGACAACGGCCACGGCCATAGAAACAGTTCACTTTCCCGCAGGGAGCTGGGTAATCCCGATGGACCAGCCAACGGCAAACTTGGCTGCCTTGGCTCTGGAACCGGAATCCACTGACAGCTACGTCACCTTCGGGTTCATCCGTTCGGAAGCGGGGAACAAGCTCCCAATTTACCGGTACATGGAGGAGAAGAAATGGTAA
- a CDS encoding ABC transporter substrate-binding protein encodes MLKRSWLLSICLILLVSLTACKDGKTAEPGKIVISGKDWTEQWILAHILGEYLKAHTDMDVQVREGLGTEAILVQALKQGEIDAIVEYTGTGYQAILKKPYKPGMTPQYIYQQTKKGYETQFGTTWLKPLGFYNTYALAMRADKAKQLHVTKVSDLKRLAPRLSFGAPATFFERKDGYDGMAKMYGLSFGKKVTLDEDLMYKAVDNGDVDVITAFTTDPRIKQLHLATLEDDMKYFPPYDAVPVVRQAVLRANPGLEKTLNGLAGKITIPDMMKMNDEVNSKRKTPQEAARDFLKSKGLIPR; translated from the coding sequence ATGCTGAAAAGAAGTTGGCTGTTATCCATTTGTCTTATTCTGTTGGTCAGTCTCACCGCCTGCAAGGACGGGAAGACCGCCGAGCCCGGAAAAATCGTCATCTCGGGCAAGGACTGGACCGAGCAGTGGATCTTGGCCCACATTTTGGGCGAATATTTGAAAGCCCACACGGATATGGACGTGCAAGTGCGCGAAGGGTTGGGCACGGAAGCGATCTTGGTCCAAGCCCTCAAGCAAGGGGAAATCGACGCTATTGTAGAGTATACCGGCACGGGTTACCAGGCGATTCTCAAAAAACCTTACAAGCCGGGAATGACTCCTCAGTATATTTACCAGCAGACCAAAAAAGGATACGAAACCCAATTCGGCACCACCTGGCTGAAACCGTTGGGCTTTTACAACACGTATGCCTTGGCGATGCGAGCGGACAAAGCGAAACAACTGCATGTCACCAAAGTAAGCGACCTGAAACGGTTGGCCCCCCGACTATCCTTCGGTGCACCTGCCACTTTTTTCGAGCGGAAAGACGGGTATGACGGAATGGCGAAAATGTACGGCCTGTCCTTTGGTAAAAAGGTGACGCTGGATGAGGATCTGATGTACAAAGCCGTTGATAACGGGGATGTCGATGTGATCACCGCCTTCACCACCGATCCGCGCATCAAGCAGTTGCACTTGGCGACGCTAGAGGACGATATGAAATATTTCCCGCCTTACGACGCGGTGCCGGTGGTACGTCAAGCGGTGTTGCGCGCCAATCCGGGACTGGAAAAAACATTGAACGGGTTGGCCGGCAAAATCACCATTCCCGACATGATGAAAATGAACGACGAAGTGAACAGTAAACGGAAAACACCGCAGGAGGCAGCACGGGACTTTCTGAAATCCAAGGGTTTGATTCCACGCTGA
- a CDS encoding ABC transporter permease, producing MSLWETIVSRKTDIWVAFVDHLYLSGVAMLIAILVAVPLGIILTRYRWIAEPIIGLAALIQTVPGLALLAFMLPLFGIGKTPAIVALTLYALLPIIRNTYTGILGVDRSVIDAGKGMGMTSRQILWMVELPLSLPFIMAGIRTSSVFTVGLAALAAFIGGGGLGDLIVRGMSMNDNNLILAGAIPAALLAMAFDLMFRLLERKVTPHGMQS from the coding sequence ATGAGTCTGTGGGAAACGATCGTTAGTCGAAAAACGGACATCTGGGTGGCTTTCGTCGATCATCTTTATCTGTCCGGTGTGGCGATGCTGATCGCCATCTTGGTTGCGGTACCGTTGGGTATCATTCTTACCCGCTACCGATGGATCGCGGAACCGATTATCGGGCTGGCCGCACTGATTCAGACGGTTCCAGGTCTTGCGCTGCTGGCCTTTATGCTGCCGTTGTTCGGGATTGGGAAAACACCGGCCATCGTCGCCTTGACCCTGTATGCGCTCCTGCCCATCATCCGCAACACCTACACCGGCATCCTCGGAGTCGATCGCTCCGTTATCGACGCAGGCAAAGGAATGGGCATGACCTCCCGCCAGATCCTGTGGATGGTGGAATTGCCGCTTTCTCTCCCGTTTATCATGGCCGGCATCCGCACCTCATCCGTATTTACTGTCGGCCTGGCAGCACTGGCCGCCTTTATCGGGGGCGGCGGATTGGGTGATCTGATCGTTCGTGGCATGAGCATGAACGACAACAATCTCATCTTGGCCGGTGCCATTCCTGCCGCCTTGTTGGCCATGGCATTCGATCTGATGTTCCGTTTGTTGGAGCGGAAAGTAACTCCCCATGGCATGCAGAGCTGA
- the thpD gene encoding ectoine hydroxylase: MSNIQDRVIDLYPSRVDDNPAILKRKDPVIYTNDLAEGPLDAEQMNFYQKNGYLFFERFFSEEEVRELRNELKRLWDTNQDSDAKEVIREPESREIRSIFAVHRNSEIYKRLSQNQRLTNMVKQILGSEVYIHQSRINYKKGFTGKEFYWHSDFETWHVEDGMPHMRALSCSIQLEDNYHFNGPLMVIPGSHQYFISCVGKTPENHYQQSLRRQEYGVPDQDNLTWLVKKHGISALTGPAGSVVLFDCNLMHGSNGNITPLPRSNVFFVYNSVENKLVEPFSGQKPRPEFIASRER, encoded by the coding sequence ATGAGCAACATACAGGATAGGGTGATAGATCTCTATCCTTCCCGAGTCGATGACAATCCGGCGATTCTGAAGCGGAAGGATCCCGTCATTTATACGAATGATTTGGCAGAAGGTCCGCTTGATGCCGAGCAGATGAATTTTTATCAGAAAAACGGATACCTGTTCTTTGAGCGTTTCTTTTCTGAGGAAGAAGTGCGGGAATTGCGCAATGAGCTGAAAAGGCTTTGGGATACGAACCAGGATTCAGATGCGAAGGAAGTGATTCGAGAGCCCGAAAGTCGAGAAATTCGATCGATCTTTGCTGTTCACCGCAACAGCGAAATTTATAAACGGTTATCGCAAAATCAGCGGCTGACAAACATGGTCAAGCAAATTCTCGGAAGTGAAGTATACATCCATCAATCTCGAATCAATTATAAAAAGGGCTTTACAGGAAAAGAATTTTATTGGCACTCTGACTTCGAAACCTGGCATGTAGAGGACGGAATGCCTCATATGCGGGCGTTGAGCTGTTCCATCCAGTTGGAGGACAATTATCACTTTAACGGGCCATTGATGGTCATTCCGGGCTCCCACCAATATTTTATCTCTTGCGTGGGTAAGACGCCGGAAAATCATTACCAGCAGTCGCTTCGGAGACAGGAATACGGTGTACCGGACCAGGACAATTTGACTTGGTTAGTGAAAAAGCACGGCATTTCCGCGTTAACAGGTCCGGCTGGTTCGGTCGTGCTGTTCGACTGTAACCTCATGCACGGCTCCAACGGCAATATTACCCCCTTGCCGCGAAGCAATGTGTTCTTTGTTTACAACAGTGTGGAAAACAAGTTGGTGGAACCGTTCTCCGGGCAAAAACCTCGGCCAGAGTTTATTGCAAGCAGAGAACGGTAA
- a CDS encoding ABC transporter ATP-binding protein codes for MIRFENVSKRYKDGTVAIDNLNLEIQKGELLVLIGPSGCGKTTTMRMINRLIEPTSGTITIDGQDISLIDPVELRRNIGYVIQEIGLFPHMTIEENIALVPKLKKWHPERYRKRVNELMDLVGLDPSTYKDRYPSELSGGQQQRVGVIRALAGEPDIILMDEPFSALDPISREQLQEELVNLQESIRKTIVFVTHDMDEAIRIASRIAIMNEGKLVQVDIPDRILRRPANDFVRGFIGEERLTNASGTVVPTAQDLMHQSPATVSPKRGLAEAFRIMKEKKVDSLFVIDSQRQLLGSVTLEKVDQHYDQEDCTVADIMETEIPTLAVDNPVNEVAEVFRDGKQNAVPVVEGKRLIGVVTRGSMMRGLADWTHHQSEGSVTV; via the coding sequence ATGATTCGTTTTGAAAATGTAAGCAAGCGGTACAAAGATGGCACGGTTGCCATTGACAATCTGAATCTGGAAATCCAAAAAGGGGAGTTACTCGTCCTAATCGGCCCCAGCGGGTGCGGAAAAACGACAACCATGCGCATGATCAACCGCTTGATCGAACCGACGAGTGGTACGATCACGATCGACGGGCAAGACATCTCCCTGATCGACCCTGTTGAACTCAGGCGCAATATCGGGTACGTGATTCAGGAGATCGGCCTGTTTCCCCACATGACCATCGAGGAAAATATCGCCCTGGTACCCAAACTGAAAAAATGGCATCCCGAGCGTTACCGGAAACGGGTAAACGAGTTGATGGACTTGGTCGGTCTGGACCCCAGCACGTACAAGGACCGGTACCCGTCGGAGCTGAGCGGGGGGCAACAACAGCGTGTCGGCGTCATCCGAGCACTGGCGGGAGAGCCAGACATCATCCTGATGGATGAGCCGTTCAGCGCGCTCGACCCGATCAGTCGGGAACAATTGCAGGAAGAATTGGTGAACCTGCAAGAGTCGATCCGCAAAACCATCGTGTTCGTCACTCACGACATGGACGAAGCGATCCGGATCGCCAGTCGGATCGCGATCATGAATGAAGGAAAGCTGGTGCAAGTGGACATCCCCGACCGCATCCTGCGTCGACCGGCCAACGACTTCGTACGCGGATTCATCGGTGAGGAACGACTGACGAATGCCAGCGGTACGGTCGTTCCGACGGCACAGGACTTGATGCATCAGTCTCCGGCTACCGTTTCACCCAAACGGGGATTGGCCGAAGCGTTCCGCATCATGAAAGAGAAAAAAGTGGACAGCTTGTTCGTGATCGACAGCCAGCGCCAACTGCTGGGCAGCGTTACCCTTGAAAAGGTGGATCAACACTACGATCAGGAAGATTGCACGGTAGCAGACATCATGGAGACAGAGATCCCTACCCTCGCAGTCGACAACCCGGTCAACGAGGTGGCCGAAGTGTTCCGGGACGGTAAGCAAAACGCCGTACCCGTAGTGGAGGGGAAACGGCTCATCGGCGTCGTCACCCGCGGCAGCATGATGCGCGGACTGGCCGACTGGACACATCATCAATCGGAAGGGAGCGTGACAGTATGA
- the ectA gene encoding diaminobutyrate acetyltransferase: MINLETGLMNKVVLRQPQVADGTSIWRLVRDTGVLDVNSPYSYLMLCKFFSDTCVVAEQDGQIVGYVSAFRPPADQQTLFVWQVAVAESQRGNGLGKALLKALIRREACKNVCYLEATVSPSNLSSQALFRGFARDFSTDCEVSECFPAHLFPGGTHESEMTFRIGPFHYQT; encoded by the coding sequence GTGATCAATCTGGAAACCGGGTTGATGAACAAAGTGGTGCTTCGCCAACCGCAGGTAGCGGATGGAACCAGTATTTGGCGCCTGGTTAGGGATACCGGAGTGTTGGATGTCAATTCCCCTTACAGTTATCTGATGCTGTGCAAGTTCTTTTCGGATACTTGTGTGGTGGCCGAACAGGACGGACAAATCGTCGGTTACGTGTCCGCTTTTCGACCACCGGCAGACCAGCAAACCCTCTTTGTGTGGCAGGTGGCGGTGGCCGAGTCTCAACGGGGCAATGGGTTGGGAAAGGCACTCCTAAAAGCATTGATCCGTCGGGAAGCTTGCAAGAATGTCTGTTACCTTGAAGCGACCGTCTCTCCGTCGAATCTTTCATCCCAAGCTTTATTCCGGGGATTCGCACGGGATTTTTCAACTGACTGTGAAGTTTCGGAGTGTTTTCCTGCCCATCTGTTCCCAGGGGGAACTCATGAATCGGAAATGACATTCCGGATCGGACCGTTTCATTATCAAACTTAA
- a CDS encoding DsbA family protein — protein MKMLTMITVGLVVLIVGIFGIAYLAADGQKEEINGLAQGQPVLGDPKAPVTLIEFGDFKCPVCKRFEETVFPLLKKEYIDTGKVKMAFLNMQFIGPDSVTAGIAGESIYHQKPQAFWQFYDAVYRNQQDEYTIWATPEFLVQLAKQQVPGIDVKRLEQDLRTRKYEADVQQDMNNGKKLGINSVPTIYVNGKKVDNPLDYNQLKQALDEALQESGKKG, from the coding sequence ATGAAGATGTTGACAATGATCACGGTGGGGCTGGTTGTGCTCATCGTGGGCATCTTCGGCATTGCGTATCTGGCCGCCGATGGTCAAAAGGAGGAGATCAACGGGTTGGCACAGGGTCAACCCGTCCTGGGCGATCCGAAAGCACCAGTCACCTTGATCGAATTCGGAGATTTCAAGTGTCCGGTGTGCAAACGGTTTGAGGAAACCGTCTTTCCTTTGTTGAAAAAGGAATATATCGACACTGGCAAAGTCAAGATGGCATTTCTCAACATGCAGTTCATCGGGCCAGATTCGGTGACAGCCGGCATTGCCGGTGAGTCGATCTACCATCAAAAACCGCAGGCATTTTGGCAGTTTTATGACGCGGTCTACCGGAATCAACAGGACGAGTACACCATCTGGGCCACGCCTGAGTTTCTGGTGCAATTGGCCAAGCAGCAGGTTCCTGGCATCGACGTGAAACGTCTGGAACAGGACCTCCGCACCCGGAAATATGAGGCGGATGTACAGCAGGATATGAACAACGGAAAGAAACTGGGCATCAATTCGGTTCCGACCATCTACGTCAACGGGAAAAAAGTGGACAATCCGCTGGACTACAACCAATTGAAACAAGCGTTGGATGAAGCGCTTCAGGAATCGGGCAAGAAAGGATAA
- the ehuA gene encoding ectoine/hydroxyectoine ABC transporter ATP-binding protein EhuA, whose product MRMKSDSMKVSTVQTEPIVRYRKVSKFYGETQVLHEIDFDLAPAERVAVIGPSGSGKTTFARVLMTLERPTSGTIEVDGELLWHKKKGGKLVPADEKHLHKVRGKIGMVFQQFNLFPHMNILRNVTEAPIKVLGLSKEEAIERAKTMLDKVGLLDKMDAYPSQLSGGQQQRVAIARALVMQPKIMLFDEVTSALDPELVGEVLGVIKEIAAEGKMAMLLITHEMGFAREVANRVVFFDEGRIMEEGPPEKIFGNSHPKSPRLSKFLGSFDQQTIGLMSN is encoded by the coding sequence ATGCGTATGAAATCCGATAGCATGAAAGTGAGTACGGTTCAAACGGAACCAATTGTTCGTTACCGCAAGGTCAGTAAGTTCTATGGCGAGACTCAAGTACTACACGAAATCGATTTCGATTTGGCACCGGCAGAAAGAGTAGCAGTCATTGGGCCGAGCGGGTCCGGCAAGACTACGTTTGCCCGTGTTTTGATGACGTTGGAAAGGCCGACGTCGGGCACGATTGAGGTTGACGGTGAGTTGCTTTGGCATAAAAAAAAGGGCGGAAAGCTTGTTCCGGCCGATGAAAAGCATCTGCATAAAGTGCGCGGCAAAATCGGAATGGTGTTTCAGCAGTTTAATCTGTTCCCGCACATGAACATTTTGCGAAATGTAACGGAGGCTCCGATCAAGGTATTGGGATTATCTAAGGAAGAAGCGATAGAGCGGGCCAAAACAATGCTGGATAAAGTAGGGTTACTGGATAAGATGGACGCTTATCCATCACAATTATCCGGCGGTCAGCAGCAGCGGGTGGCGATTGCCCGTGCGTTGGTCATGCAACCGAAGATCATGTTGTTTGACGAGGTGACGTCAGCGTTGGACCCTGAGCTTGTTGGCGAGGTCCTCGGAGTGATCAAGGAGATTGCTGCTGAAGGGAAGATGGCGATGTTGTTAATTACGCATGAAATGGGTTTTGCTCGGGAAGTGGCGAATCGGGTTGTTTTCTTTGATGAAGGACGAATTATGGAAGAAGGACCTCCTGAAAAGATTTTTGGTAATAGTCATCCGAAAAGTCCACGCTTAAGTAAGTTTTTGGGTAGTTTTGATCAGCAAACGATAGGATTGATGTCCAATTAG
- a CDS encoding aldo/keto reductase, giving the protein MKSLSDAATLYNGVKMPWLGLGVWRAQEGGEVENAVKTAIRVGYRSIDTAAMYGNEVGVGRAVRESGVPREELFITTKVWNTDQGYDSTLAAFEASLQRLGMDYVDLYLIHWPVAGKYKETWKALEKIYRDGRARAIGVSNFQIHHLEDLMADAEIKPMVNQVEFHPHLTQKELRAYCSQHGIQVEAWRPLMKGEVANVPEIRELAAKYGKTPAQIVLRWNLQHGVVTIPKSVKEYRIRENADVFDFELSQEDMAKLDGLNRNQRFGPDPDNFDF; this is encoded by the coding sequence ATCAAATCGCTTTCCGATGCAGCGACCCTGTACAATGGGGTGAAGATGCCGTGGTTGGGATTGGGCGTCTGGCGGGCGCAAGAAGGTGGCGAAGTGGAGAACGCGGTGAAGACGGCGATTCGGGTTGGTTACCGCAGTATTGACACGGCGGCGATGTACGGCAATGAGGTGGGTGTGGGCAGAGCCGTCCGGGAGTCGGGTGTGCCGCGCGAGGAGTTGTTTATCACCACCAAAGTGTGGAACACTGATCAAGGCTATGATTCCACATTGGCCGCTTTTGAGGCCAGCCTCCAACGTTTGGGGATGGACTATGTCGACCTCTATCTAATCCACTGGCCGGTGGCGGGCAAGTACAAAGAGACGTGGAAAGCACTGGAGAAGATCTACCGTGATGGGCGCGCACGGGCAATCGGGGTGAGCAACTTCCAAATTCACCATCTGGAGGATCTGATGGCGGATGCCGAGATCAAGCCGATGGTCAACCAGGTGGAGTTTCATCCGCATCTGACCCAGAAGGAACTGCGTGCGTACTGTTCTCAACACGGCATTCAAGTGGAAGCATGGCGTCCGCTGATGAAGGGCGAAGTGGCCAATGTGCCGGAAATCCGCGAGTTGGCTGCCAAATACGGCAAGACACCCGCGCAGATCGTACTCCGATGGAACCTGCAACATGGGGTGGTCACCATTCCCAAGTCAGTGAAAGAGTACCGTATACGTGAGAATGCCGATGTGTTTGATTTTGAACTGTCCCAGGAGGATATGGCCAAGCTGGATGGACTGAACCGAAACCAACGTTTCGGTCCGGACCCGGACAATTTTGATTTCTAG
- the ectB gene encoding diaminobutyrate--2-oxoglutarate transaminase, which yields MKVFEALESEVRSYCRSFPTVFTKASGYQLWDRDGREYIDFFAGAGALNYGHNNQRIKAKLIDYLMDDGITHSLDMATEAKERLLKRFHDVILKPRKLHYKVMFPGPTGTNSVESALKIARKVTGRDTIMSFTNAFHGMTIGSLSITGNESKRKGAGIPLTNSIAMPFDSYFGSEADTVSYIERFLEDNGSGISLPAAIILETVQGEGGINVASFDWLRKIEELCRRWNILLIVDDVQVGCGRTGPFFSFEPAGIYPDIVCLSKSIGGYGIPLALTLIKPEYDLWDPGEHNGTFRGHNLGFVAATEALSYWEDDQFSQEILEKGEKVKLFLEMLAQHYPEMECEVRGRGLLQGIEIGVDGLAEKICAAAFERGLIMETSGPNSEVVKIMPPLTIDEKGLEKGLTILEESLKWCKKMM from the coding sequence TTGAAGGTTTTTGAAGCTTTGGAATCGGAGGTTCGCAGCTACTGTCGGAGTTTTCCAACTGTGTTTACAAAAGCGAGTGGTTATCAGCTGTGGGATCGGGACGGACGGGAATATATCGACTTTTTTGCCGGTGCTGGGGCGTTAAATTACGGCCACAATAATCAACGAATCAAGGCCAAGCTGATCGACTATTTGATGGATGATGGCATTACACACAGCCTTGATATGGCGACAGAAGCAAAAGAGAGACTGCTGAAACGATTTCATGACGTCATTTTAAAGCCGCGAAAGCTTCATTATAAAGTGATGTTCCCAGGCCCGACAGGCACCAATTCGGTGGAAAGTGCGCTGAAAATAGCTCGTAAAGTAACCGGTCGGGATACGATCATGAGTTTCACCAACGCGTTTCACGGCATGACAATCGGTTCCCTTTCGATTACCGGGAACGAATCGAAGCGAAAAGGCGCTGGTATTCCCTTAACGAATTCGATCGCCATGCCGTTTGACAGCTATTTTGGCAGTGAGGCAGACACGGTCAGTTATATTGAGCGTTTTCTCGAAGATAATGGCAGCGGCATTTCTCTCCCTGCAGCCATTATCCTTGAGACCGTTCAGGGAGAAGGCGGAATCAATGTGGCCAGTTTTGACTGGCTCCGGAAAATTGAAGAACTGTGCCGACGATGGAACATCCTGTTGATTGTCGATGATGTACAGGTAGGATGTGGGCGAACGGGTCCATTTTTTAGCTTTGAACCGGCCGGCATCTATCCTGACATTGTGTGTCTGTCCAAATCAATTGGAGGATATGGCATCCCGTTGGCCTTGACCTTGATCAAACCTGAGTATGATTTATGGGATCCGGGAGAACATAACGGCACTTTTCGCGGCCATAACTTAGGTTTTGTCGCTGCAACCGAAGCACTCAGTTACTGGGAAGACGACCAGTTCAGCCAAGAAATCCTGGAAAAGGGAGAGAAAGTCAAACTCTTTCTGGAAATGCTTGCACAACACTATCCCGAGATGGAATGTGAAGTGCGAGGAAGAGGGCTTCTCCAGGGAATTGAAATCGGAGTTGACGGGTTGGCTGAAAAAATATGTGCGGCCGCGTTTGAACGGGGATTGATTATGGAAACTTCCGGTCCCAACAGTGAAGTCGTAAAAATCATGCCTCCTTTGACAATTGATGAAAAGGGGCTTGAAAAGGGACTGACCATTCTGGAAGAAAGCTTGAAGTGGTGTAAAAAGATGATGTGA